Proteins encoded in a region of the Clostridium beijerinckii genome:
- a CDS encoding VanZ family protein, whose translation MKKIVILLCLFWMGFIFYMSGNNGTISHEQSTKVVNIIENAQGNQEKSQSENKDKAVNNSNSSQQNKNNINVQQAEASNLDHIVRKNAHAFMYMVLAILVCGAFFSYNKSGKGMIIYILFICLFYAVTDEFHQSFIPGRTSLVSDILVDFMGALIGLGLFYFSYYKIYKRNRL comes from the coding sequence TTGAAAAAAATTGTTATACTTTTATGTTTGTTCTGGATGGGATTTATATTTTATATGTCAGGAAATAACGGAACAATTTCTCATGAACAAAGCACTAAGGTGGTTAACATAATTGAAAATGCTCAAGGAAATCAGGAAAAGTCACAATCTGAAAATAAAGATAAAGCAGTAAATAACAGCAACAGCTCACAGCAAAATAAGAACAACATTAATGTTCAGCAGGCAGAAGCAAGTAACTTAGATCATATAGTAAGAAAAAATGCTCATGCATTTATGTATATGGTACTAGCGATTCTAGTTTGTGGTGCATTTTTTTCCTATAATAAAAGTGGAAAAGGTATGATAATTTACATATTGTTTATTTGTTTATTTTATGCTGTAACTGATGAGTTCCATCAATCTTTTATACCAGGAAGGACTTCATTAGTTAGTGACATTTTGGTTGATTTTATGGGAGCGTTGATTGGATTGGGATTATTTTATTTTTCTTATTATAAGATTTATAAAAGAAATAGATTATAA
- a CDS encoding Uma2 family endonuclease has protein sequence MQVQNNIFISLDEFDKIQANYDGKAEYYNGQILFSSRTSMAHNRIVMGISSALYNFFKGSKCTPYSEQIEVIFKNESEVYKFLPDIFVMCEDADKKGESFISSPQIIFEVVSPEYSEHDYFIKANIYQRFGVLEYNIVEQNGMITQYSLVDRAYRTPKVLNHKDLYVSSVFPELKFELKDIFE, from the coding sequence ATGCAAGTGCAAAATAATATATTTATATCTTTAGATGAATTTGATAAAATACAAGCTAATTATGATGGTAAAGCTGAATACTATAACGGTCAAATATTATTTAGCTCAAGAACATCAATGGCTCATAATAGAATTGTTATGGGAATATCATCAGCACTATATAACTTTTTTAAAGGAAGTAAATGTACACCATATTCTGAGCAAATAGAAGTTATATTTAAAAATGAAAGTGAAGTATATAAATTTTTACCAGACATATTTGTAATGTGTGAGGATGCTGATAAAAAAGGCGAGAGTTTTATATCATCACCCCAAATAATATTTGAAGTTGTATCACCAGAATACTCAGAACATGATTACTTTATAAAAGCCAATATATATCAAAGGTTTGGAGTGCTTGAATATAATATAGTTGAACAAAACGGAATGATTACACAATATTCATTAGTAGATAGAGCATACAGGACACCTAAAGTTTTAAACCATAAAGATCTTTATGTCAGCTCAGTATTTCCAGAATTAAAATTTGAATTAAAGGATATATTTGAATAG
- a CDS encoding Rpn family recombination-promoting nuclease/putative transposase: MKIKKEMHHIHDKSYKDLFSNKKLLVTMIQSFVESPWGKDITEDNMELVNKSYILSDYEELESDIVYKANIEDKEVIFYILLEFQSYVDYSMPIRLFMYMSEIWREVLKNAKKIDVKSKEFKLPAIVPIVLYNGEYKWTVERKFKNVINKNELFGNNIIDFEYILIDINKYEKDELMKLKNIASAVFLLDQKVDVEEFISRIKEIAINFNNLTEEQKMMIRHWLRTTLNDDIKNKLGERIEDILIAKKEEVEIMTSNISRTIKETFEQTREEARLEGREEGREEGREEGKIEVAIEMLKDGEPIEKIIKYSKLSENEVLELKKSL, translated from the coding sequence ATGAAAATAAAAAAGGAAATGCATCATATACACGATAAAAGCTATAAAGATTTGTTTTCTAATAAGAAACTGCTAGTTACTATGATTCAAAGTTTTGTTGAAAGTCCATGGGGAAAAGACATTACAGAGGATAATATGGAATTAGTAAATAAGTCATATATTCTTTCAGATTATGAGGAATTAGAATCAGATATAGTATATAAAGCAAATATAGAAGATAAAGAAGTAATATTTTATATATTACTAGAATTTCAGTCATATGTCGATTATAGTATGCCTATAAGACTATTTATGTATATGTCAGAAATATGGAGAGAAGTATTAAAGAATGCTAAAAAGATTGATGTTAAGAGTAAAGAATTTAAGCTTCCAGCAATAGTACCAATTGTATTATATAATGGAGAGTATAAATGGACTGTAGAGAGAAAATTTAAAAATGTTATAAATAAAAACGAATTATTTGGAAATAACATAATTGATTTTGAATATATACTTATAGACATAAATAAGTATGAAAAAGATGAATTGATGAAATTAAAAAATATAGCATCAGCAGTATTTTTGTTAGATCAAAAAGTAGATGTTGAAGAATTTATAAGCAGGATAAAAGAGATTGCAATAAATTTTAATAACTTGACAGAAGAACAAAAAATGATGATAAGGCATTGGTTAAGAACGACTTTGAATGACGATATAAAGAATAAATTAGGAGAAAGAATAGAGGATATTTTAATAGCAAAAAAAGAGGAGGTTGAAATAATGACTTCTAATATTTCAAGAACAATAAAGGAAACTTTTGAACAAACTAGAGAAGAAGCGAGATTAGAAGGAAGAGAAGAAGGAAGAGAAGAAGGAAGAGAGGAAGGAAAAATAGAAGTGGCAATAGAGATGTTAAAGGATGGAGAGCCAATAGAAAAAATAATTAAGTATTCAAAGCTTAGTGAAAATGAGGTATTAGAGCTAAAGAAAAGTTTATAG
- a CDS encoding MBOAT family O-acyltransferase: protein MSFLQFNFCIFLFILILAYYFLPKKFQWICLLIGSYIFYVSAGIKTVGYIIFTTLTVWIGTIMISKISENMKIELSERKETLTPESKKQIKTLAKKKQRIIFWCVLLSNFGILAFLKYFDFLSKNITGLFNIVTHHGAVPMKLNLLLPLGISFYTFQSMGYLIDVYNGKYKAEKNLFKFALFISFFPQIVQGPINRFDKLSEQLYKTRRFDWQKFKYGLQLILWGLFKKMVIADRAITLVNETFKNYDNYGGAITVVGILFYSLQQYADFSGGIDVAMGISELLGINMAVNFRRPYFSTSLSEFWRRWHITLGAWMRDYIFYPLALSKKMSKVSKLANKHLGRKAGRIIPVAFSNLVVFLVVGIWHGAYWHYIAWGLYNGIVIAFSTIAEPFYEWLKRVTKVNTECFSYHLFRILRTFFIVNLGWYFDRASNLNSSLYMLHNTVANFKVTQLLDGTIYKLGLKEQDFRILFWATIILVAVSVLQERGVKIREFLSKQNLVFRWAVFYALIFAVISFDASSGNLLGGFMYAQF, encoded by the coding sequence ATGTCGTTTTTGCAATTTAATTTTTGTATTTTTTTATTTATATTGATTTTGGCATATTATTTTTTGCCTAAGAAGTTTCAATGGATATGTTTACTTATTGGAAGTTATATTTTTTATGTATCTGCTGGTATAAAGACTGTTGGATATATAATTTTTACGACTTTGACGGTCTGGATTGGAACAATTATGATAAGTAAAATTAGCGAAAATATGAAGATTGAATTAAGTGAAAGAAAAGAAACGCTGACACCTGAAAGCAAGAAACAAATAAAGACTTTAGCAAAGAAAAAGCAAAGAATAATTTTCTGGTGTGTTTTATTAAGTAATTTTGGAATTCTAGCGTTTTTAAAATACTTTGATTTTTTATCAAAAAACATTACAGGATTATTTAACATAGTAACTCATCATGGAGCAGTACCAATGAAGTTGAATTTGTTACTACCATTAGGAATATCTTTCTATACTTTTCAGTCTATGGGATACCTAATTGATGTATATAATGGAAAATATAAAGCAGAAAAAAACTTATTTAAATTTGCACTGTTTATTTCATTTTTTCCTCAAATTGTACAAGGCCCTATTAATAGATTTGATAAATTATCAGAACAGCTATACAAGACTCGAAGATTTGATTGGCAGAAATTTAAATATGGGCTGCAATTGATCTTATGGGGACTTTTTAAGAAGATGGTAATTGCAGATAGAGCAATTACATTAGTTAATGAAACATTTAAGAACTATGATAATTATGGTGGTGCAATTACAGTAGTAGGAATTTTATTCTATTCGCTGCAGCAATATGCAGATTTTTCAGGTGGAATTGATGTGGCTATGGGAATCTCTGAATTGCTCGGAATAAATATGGCTGTGAATTTTAGAAGACCTTATTTTTCAACTTCACTATCAGAATTTTGGCGTAGGTGGCATATTACCCTAGGTGCTTGGATGCGCGATTATATATTTTATCCTCTAGCTCTTTCAAAGAAAATGTCTAAGGTATCAAAACTAGCAAATAAACATCTTGGAAGGAAAGCAGGAAGAATCATCCCAGTTGCATTTTCTAACTTAGTGGTATTTTTAGTTGTTGGCATCTGGCATGGAGCTTATTGGCATTATATAGCGTGGGGATTATATAACGGTATTGTGATTGCCTTTAGCACTATTGCAGAACCTTTTTATGAATGGTTAAAAAGGGTAACTAAAGTAAATACTGAATGCTTCTCATATCACTTGTTTAGGATATTAAGAACGTTTTTTATTGTAAATTTAGGATGGTATTTTGATAGGGCAAGTAATCTGAATTCTTCACTTTACATGTTACATAATACCGTAGCAAATTTTAAAGTTACTCAATTACTTGATGGTACAATTTATAAACTTGGACTTAAAGAGCAGGATTTTAGAATTTTATTTTGGGCAACTATTATTTTAGTTGCAGTAAGTGTATTACAAGAAAGAGGAGTAAAGATACGTGAATTTTTATCTAAGCAAAATTTAGTTTTTAGGTGGGCAGTATTTTATGCATTAATTTTTGCTGTCATAAGCTTTGATGCTAGTTCTGGAAATTTGCTAGGAGGATTTATGTATGCGCAATTTTAA
- the hepT gene encoding type VII toxin-antitoxin system HepT family RNase toxin, whose amino-acid sequence MGNDVIFNKIETIERCINRIKEVYNDDPDNLNDYTKQDSIILNIQRACEAAIDLAMHIVSEKSLGIPQNSRDSFEVLNSNNMIDDKLNGRMKSMVGFRNIAVHDYKTLNIKVVQAIIENHLKDFSDYIYAINKLL is encoded by the coding sequence ATGGGAAATGATGTTATCTTCAATAAAATTGAAACTATTGAAAGATGTATAAATAGAATTAAAGAAGTATACAATGATGACCCAGATAATTTAAACGATTATACAAAGCAAGATTCTATAATTTTAAATATACAAAGAGCATGTGAAGCAGCTATAGATTTAGCCATGCATATTGTATCAGAGAAGAGTTTAGGAATTCCACAGAATAGTAGAGATTCTTTTGAAGTGCTCAATTCCAATAATATGATAGATGACAAACTAAATGGAAGAATGAAGTCAATGGTTGGATTTAGAAATATAGCAGTTCATGATTATAAAACATTAAATATAAAAGTGGTGCAAGCCATTATTGAGAATCATTTAAAAGATTTTAGTGATTACATTTATGCTATAAATAAGCTGTTATAA
- a CDS encoding substrate-binding domain-containing protein, which produces MEGEILANEWNANRDSIDKNHDGIMQYVLLEGERNNLVAADRTKYSLLALSEAGVKTQELERVFAYWSKELAKEAIESIFLKTGPKIEAIIANDDSMALGAIEALQSYGYNLGDKEKNIAVVGVEGLPESQKLINEGLMLGTIFQDPKAMAEALYTIGMNMVQGRDAIEGTNYQFDQTGVAIRIPNQIIYKK; this is translated from the coding sequence ATGGAGGGCGAGATTCTTGCTAATGAATGGAATGCTAATAGAGACTCTATTGATAAGAACCATGATGGGATAATGCAATATGTTCTTTTGGAAGGTGAAAGAAATAATTTAGTAGCAGCTGATAGAACAAAATATTCTCTTCTAGCACTTAGTGAAGCAGGAGTAAAAACACAGGAACTTGAAAGAGTATTTGCTTATTGGAGTAAAGAATTAGCAAAAGAGGCTATAGAGTCAATATTTTTAAAAACTGGACCTAAGATTGAAGCTATAATTGCAAATGACGACTCTATGGCATTAGGTGCAATTGAAGCACTGCAATCCTATGGATATAATTTAGGAGATAAAGAAAAAAATATTGCAGTAGTTGGTGTTGAGGGATTGCCAGAATCACAGAAGTTAATTAACGAAGGATTAATGTTAGGTACTATTTTTCAAGACCCAAAAGCAATGGCAGAAGCACTTTATACTATAGGGATGAATATGGTTCAAGGTAGAGATGCTATTGAAGGTACAAATTATCAATTTGATCAAACAGGAGTTGCAATTCGAATACCTAATCAAATTATATATAAGAAATAA
- a CDS encoding acyl carrier protein, which translates to MEKLIELLQGVRDDVDFSTCTTLVDEGILDSFDIVEIVNVIDEEYDIEVPAIEIVPENFNSAEAIFNLIQRLLEE; encoded by the coding sequence ATGGAAAAGTTAATTGAATTATTACAAGGTGTTAGAGATGATGTTGATTTTAGTACATGCACAACTTTAGTTGATGAAGGGATTTTGGATTCATTTGATATTGTTGAAATTGTTAATGTAATTGATGAAGAATATGATATTGAAGTTCCTGCAATTGAAATAGTTCCTGAAAATTTTAATAGCGCAGAAGCAATTTTTAACTTGATACAGCGTCTTTTAGAGGAATAA
- a CDS encoding nucleotidyltransferase family protein translates to MSLNLEQQIIDEILEICHKHKSINKVILFGSRARGDNLPKSDIDLALYCENSISEFIEDIEMNTSTLLEFDFSDMKDINDEFFIEQVEKEGIIIYEKH, encoded by the coding sequence ATGAGTTTGAATTTAGAACAGCAAATTATTGATGAGATATTAGAAATATGCCATAAGCATAAAAGTATTAATAAAGTTATTCTCTTTGGATCTAGAGCACGAGGAGATAATTTGCCGAAAAGTGATATTGATCTGGCTTTGTATTGTGAAAATTCAATATCTGAATTTATTGAAGACATAGAAATGAATACAAGTACTTTATTAGAATTTGACTTTTCAGATATGAAAGATATTAATGATGAATTTTTCATTGAACAAGTTGAAAAAGAGGGGATAATTATTTATGAGAAGCATTGA
- a CDS encoding Ig-like domain-containing protein, with product MEKLKLIKVISGLLVLASVSVLNPIEIYAAETEGNSVQSTDTIVNNVGSELKVNSEKESEASLNNKNTVSVTGIMLNESSAIINQGDTLKLKETVLPSNADNKKVTWKSSNTDVARVSSSGEVKGISQGTTTITCTTNDGSGRSDTCKVTVYYSYYNKIGLLNKDGSAIELYSDENYNNNSIVSEAKNKRTYYAKASSDNISVNIKRLDEKYIKVFRVTSYSDIGEVRKAKLVDNDNIVLDPGTTTLIIRVYNNKPDSSIKYEDDSNILNEYEVKLNK from the coding sequence ATGGAAAAGCTTAAATTAATAAAAGTAATATCTGGTTTACTGGTATTAGCATCAGTATCAGTATTAAATCCTATAGAAATATATGCTGCAGAAACAGAAGGAAACTCAGTTCAATCAACGGACACCATAGTAAACAATGTTGGATCAGAGTTAAAGGTTAACTCCGAAAAAGAATCAGAGGCAAGTCTTAATAATAAAAACACAGTAAGCGTAACAGGAATAATGTTGAATGAATCAAGCGCAATTATTAATCAAGGAGATACTTTAAAATTAAAGGAAACAGTATTGCCAAGCAATGCGGACAATAAAAAAGTAACATGGAAATCTAGTAATACAGATGTAGCAAGGGTAAGTTCAAGTGGAGAGGTAAAAGGAATATCACAAGGAACTACAACAATCACATGTACAACAAATGATGGAAGTGGAAGATCAGATACATGTAAAGTAACAGTCTATTATTCTTATTACAACAAAATAGGATTGTTAAATAAAGATGGCAGTGCAATAGAACTTTATAGTGATGAAAATTATAACAATAATAGTATAGTTAGTGAAGCAAAAAATAAGAGAACTTATTATGCAAAAGCGTCATCAGATAATATAAGTGTTAATATAAAAAGATTAGATGAAAAGTATATTAAAGTATTTAGAGTGACTTCATATTCAGATATTGGTGAAGTGAGAAAAGCAAAGCTTGTTGATAATGATAATATTGTTTTAGATCCAGGAACAACAACTCTTATTATAAGAGTATATAATAACAAACCAGATTCAAGCATAAAATATGAAGATGACAGCAATATTTTAAATGAATATGAAGTGAAATTAAATAAGTGA
- a CDS encoding lipolytic protein G-D-S-L family, producing MRNFKYKWFSGIIFIMVFIILSYGLAFALVPKGNYSRMTMREMYSDKKDFDVVFAGASLSNRDINPYIMDKELGVNTFNYAFSQQMFVGTYYSLKEMFNYHKPKLIVLTVDPDNFTSKEEKPIVFLAVSLYMKSFLNKLEYYFASSQDGSYLDRLFPWRGYDVKSPLDVVNNIYGKFDSFYTDYPKPGQVEAMENNKNGYVGKGFVKVDPSDEKGTLNYDNLKLPPANKNISDINTKDTEYLKKISQLCKENNCELILLSTPFPTFQILRVKNYFEFDKKVADIAKDLNIEYYNYNLIKPEVFKLKNNYFSDTEHLNTNGAEAFSKSLASFLKMRENGDDMSKYFYKQDEYYASIDYVSSAWFNWKKNGSIITLSGDSLHGSKVTPEYQFVLLDSETGQEHIIRDYDKNPDFVFDSESYKKFKIRVNARAKGSNNNEVIRHYDEDVSKEELYKR from the coding sequence ATGCGCAATTTTAAATATAAATGGTTTAGTGGAATAATATTTATAATGGTTTTCATTATTTTAAGTTATGGTTTAGCATTTGCCCTAGTACCAAAAGGTAATTATTCACGAATGACTATGCGTGAAATGTATTCCGATAAAAAAGATTTTGATGTGGTATTTGCAGGCGCTTCCCTATCTAATAGGGATATCAACCCATATATTATGGATAAGGAATTAGGAGTAAATACTTTTAATTATGCATTTTCTCAGCAGATGTTTGTAGGGACTTACTATTCACTGAAAGAAATGTTTAATTATCATAAGCCTAAACTAATTGTTTTAACTGTTGATCCAGATAATTTTACCAGCAAGGAAGAAAAGCCAATAGTATTTCTTGCAGTTTCCTTATATATGAAATCATTTTTAAATAAGCTTGAATATTATTTTGCATCGTCTCAAGATGGTTCTTATTTAGACAGGCTATTTCCGTGGCGTGGATATGATGTAAAATCACCTCTTGATGTTGTAAACAATATTTATGGAAAGTTTGATTCTTTTTATACAGATTATCCAAAGCCAGGACAAGTAGAAGCTATGGAAAACAATAAAAATGGTTATGTAGGAAAAGGATTTGTAAAGGTTGATCCTAGTGATGAAAAGGGAACTCTAAATTACGATAATTTAAAACTGCCTCCGGCTAATAAAAATATAAGCGATATAAATACAAAAGATACGGAATATTTAAAAAAGATATCACAATTATGTAAGGAGAACAATTGTGAGCTAATCCTTCTAAGTACACCATTTCCTACATTTCAAATTCTCAGAGTGAAAAATTACTTTGAATTTGATAAGAAGGTGGCAGATATAGCAAAGGATTTAAATATTGAATATTACAACTATAACTTAATTAAACCAGAAGTGTTTAAGTTAAAAAATAATTATTTTTCTGATACTGAACACTTGAATACTAATGGCGCAGAGGCTTTCTCTAAATCACTGGCATCTTTCCTAAAAATGCGCGAAAATGGTGACGATATGAGCAAATATTTTTACAAACAAGATGAGTATTATGCATCAATAGATTATGTTTCATCTGCGTGGTTTAATTGGAAAAAGAATGGTAGTATTATAACACTATCAGGGGATTCTCTTCATGGATCTAAAGTTACACCAGAATACCAATTTGTATTACTAGATTCAGAAACTGGACAGGAGCATATCATACGAGATTATGATAAAAATCCAGATTTTGTTTTTGATTCCGAGTCTTATAAGAAGTTTAAAATACGAGTAAATGCTAGGGCAAAAGGATCTAATAATAATGAAGTTATTCGTCATTATGATGAAGATGTCTCCAAAGAAGAGTTATATAAAAGATAA
- a CDS encoding HI0074 family nucleotidyltransferase substrate-binding subunit, whose product MRSIDFKYMNLKKAYDRLVEVSRLYDGKNDIIRDSLIQRFEFTYELTHKTLREFMKYLGVTLENSFPRTIYKKAYVNNLISDDKVWISLLEDRNSTSHIYNESLANEIASRIVKEYVNAIGELVENLEKLL is encoded by the coding sequence ATGAGAAGCATTGATTTTAAATATATGAATCTAAAGAAAGCTTATGATAGACTTGTTGAAGTAAGCAGATTATATGATGGAAAGAACGACATAATAAGGGATAGCTTGATTCAAAGATTTGAATTTACATATGAACTTACTCATAAGACACTTAGAGAATTTATGAAATATTTGGGGGTAACTCTTGAAAATTCATTTCCACGTACAATTTATAAAAAAGCATATGTAAATAATCTAATATCAGATGATAAAGTTTGGATTAGTTTATTAGAAGATAGAAATTCTACATCACATATATATAATGAAAGTTTGGCAAATGAAATTGCTAGTAGAATAGTAAAGGAATATGTTAATGCAATAGGAGAATTGGTTGAAAATTTAGAAAAGCTTTTATAA
- the mntA gene encoding type VII toxin-antitoxin system MntA family adenylyltransferase antitoxin, with the protein MQIQLDKAIEILKKEFNPVVIYLFGSAAKDRLRDDSDIDIAFLTDNDVESYECFMKAQELADIFNREVDLINLNTSSTVFKAQVVGTGKRIYCKDETKRMYFEMRVFKAYAMLNEEREVILNKIKERGTVYGK; encoded by the coding sequence TTGCAAATTCAATTAGATAAAGCTATTGAAATATTAAAGAAAGAATTTAATCCTGTAGTAATATATTTATTTGGTTCAGCTGCCAAGGATAGGCTCAGAGATGATAGTGATATTGATATTGCTTTTTTAACTGATAATGATGTAGAATCTTATGAATGCTTTATGAAAGCACAGGAATTAGCAGACATTTTTAATAGAGAAGTTGATTTAATAAATTTAAATACATCGTCTACTGTATTTAAGGCTCAAGTGGTAGGTACAGGGAAAAGAATATATTGCAAGGATGAGACTAAGCGTATGTATTTCGAAATGAGAGTTTTTAAAGCTTATGCAATGTTAAATGAAGAGCGGGAAGTTATTTTAAATAAGATTAAAGAAAGGGGAACTGTATATGGGAAATGA
- a CDS encoding amino acid adenylation domain-containing protein gives MEKSILSYLESSERNFPNKVAFSDGKYELTYHELVEAAKSIGSFLIENIGMRKAVVVYMEKGSRNISAFMGAAYAGCFYVPLDAQMPVERINIILDTLKPAAIIYDDKTEKYLSLIETDCIKVLYDEIHMLPQNEEKLETARRQMIDTDPLYILFTSGSTGIPKGVIVCHRSVIDYADWVVKTFELNENTTFGNQTPFYFSMSVLDIFSTIRSGATLYIIPKMLFSFPVKLLEFLKEKEINTIYWVPSALSIVANLGALDVIKLPHLKNVLFAGETMPTKQLNIWRRHVPDAVYANLFGPTEITDIGIYYIVDREFNDDEPIPIGVPCDNVDALVVDEDRQLVEECGKVGELLIRGSFLACGYYNNPEKTREAFIQNPLNKSYPETVYCTGDLVYWNENRELVYVSRKDFQIKHMGNRIELGEIENAMSALEDVDMCCCLYNKESDQIVAVYSGNLETKKLSQNLKKKLPRYMLPNVCYNRSTMPLNMNGKIDRKKLIEEYVK, from the coding sequence ATGGAAAAAAGTATTTTATCTTATCTTGAAAGCTCAGAAAGGAACTTTCCTAATAAAGTTGCTTTTTCTGATGGCAAATATGAATTAACTTATCATGAATTGGTTGAAGCAGCTAAAAGTATTGGGAGCTTTTTGATAGAAAATATAGGTATGCGTAAAGCTGTTGTTGTTTATATGGAAAAAGGCTCAAGAAATATTTCAGCATTTATGGGTGCAGCGTATGCAGGTTGTTTTTATGTTCCACTGGATGCTCAAATGCCTGTGGAGCGTATTAATATAATATTAGATACATTGAAGCCAGCAGCTATAATTTATGATGACAAAACAGAAAAATATCTTTCGCTTATAGAAACGGATTGCATAAAGGTATTGTATGATGAAATTCATATGTTACCACAAAATGAAGAAAAATTAGAGACTGCAAGAAGACAAATGATCGATACTGATCCTTTGTACATCCTCTTTACAAGCGGATCAACAGGGATTCCAAAAGGTGTTATTGTATGTCATAGATCTGTAATTGATTATGCAGACTGGGTAGTTAAAACTTTTGAGTTGAATGAAAATACTACTTTTGGAAATCAGACACCATTTTATTTTAGTATGTCTGTACTAGATATATTTTCAACTATTCGAAGTGGAGCAACATTATATATTATTCCTAAAATGTTATTTTCATTTCCAGTAAAATTACTTGAATTCTTAAAAGAAAAAGAAATTAACACAATTTATTGGGTTCCATCTGCATTAAGCATAGTGGCTAATTTAGGAGCCTTAGATGTCATTAAGCTGCCTCATTTAAAGAACGTTTTATTTGCAGGAGAGACAATGCCTACTAAACAGCTTAATATATGGCGTAGACATGTTCCGGATGCGGTATATGCAAATTTGTTTGGACCAACTGAAATTACAGATATAGGGATATATTATATAGTTGATAGAGAGTTTAATGATGATGAACCTATCCCAATAGGGGTGCCATGTGATAATGTAGATGCTTTGGTTGTGGATGAAGATAGACAACTTGTTGAGGAATGTGGAAAAGTTGGAGAATTGTTAATTCGTGGATCGTTCTTGGCTTGTGGATATTATAATAATCCAGAAAAAACAAGGGAAGCATTTATTCAAAACCCATTAAATAAGAGCTATCCTGAAACTGTTTATTGTACAGGAGATTTAGTTTACTGGAATGAAAATAGAGAATTAGTATATGTTTCACGTAAAGATTTTCAAATTAAACATATGGGAAATAGAATAGAATTAGGCGAAATAGAAAATGCAATGAGTGCATTAGAAGACGTGGACATGTGTTGCTGTCTATATAATAAGGAAAGTGATCAAATTGTTGCTGTATATTCAGGGAACTTGGAGACTAAAAAACTATCTCAGAATTTAAAGAAAAAGCTGCCACGCTATATGCTGCCTAATGTCTGCTATAACAGAAGCACTATGCCACTCAATATGAATGGAAAAATTGATCGTAAAAAGCTAATAGAAGAATATGTAAAATAA